A part of Miscanthus floridulus cultivar M001 chromosome 6, ASM1932011v1, whole genome shotgun sequence genomic DNA contains:
- the LOC136457075 gene encoding mitochondrial thiamine diphosphate carrier 2-like isoform X2: protein MGSGEEPSQMRRALVDSLAGAISGGISRTVTSPLDVIKIRFQVQLEPTTSWGILRRDVYGPSKYTGFLQATKDILREEGLPGFWRGNVPALLMYMPYTAIQFTVLHKLKTFASGSSRTEDHLHLSPYLSYVSGALAGCAATIGSYPFDLLRTILASQGEPKVYPNMRSAFVDIIKTRGVQGLYSGLSPTLVEIIPYAGLQFGSYDTFKRSMMTWNRYKYSHLNLGSEDDSVSSFQLFLCGFAAGTFSKAACHPLDVVKKRFQIEGLKRHPRYGARIESSTYKGMYHALKEIVAKEGFGGLYKGLFPSLVKSAPAGAVTFVAYEYISDWIGSKAGVE from the exons atgGGCTCCGGGGAGGAGCCGTCGCAGATGCGGAGGGCGCTGGTGGACTCGCTCGCGGGCGCCATCTCCGGCGGCATCTCCCGCACCGTCACCTCCCCCCTCGACGTCATCAAAATCCGCTTCCAG GTTCAGTTAGAACCCACAACCTCGTGGGGCATTCTTCGAAGGGATGTATATGGACCTTCCAAATACACTGGGTTTCTGCAAGCAACCAAAGATATTCTCAGAGAGGAAGGTTTACCG GGATTTTGGAGAGGAAATGTACCGGCTCTGTTGATGTATATGCCATATACAGCTATACAATTCACTGTTCTACACAAACTAAAAACATTTGCTTCTGGTTCATCTAGAACAG AGGATCATTTGCATCTGAGCCCTTACTTATCCTATGTAAGTGGAGCTCTAGCAGGATGTGCAGCAACTATAGGGTCATATCCATTTGACCTTCTGAGGACTATTCTTGCATCGCAGGGTGAACCAAAG GTTTACCCCAACATGAGGTCTGCATTTGTTGATATAATTAAAACTCGTGGTGTTCAAGGGCTTTATTCTGGTCTATCTCCAACTCTTGTTGAAATCATACCATATGCCGGTTTGCAGTTCGGTTCATACGACACTTTCAAACGTTCGATGATG ACATGGAACAGATATAAATATTCACATCTTAACTTAGGAAGCGAGGATGATTCAGTATCAAGTTTCCAGCTATTTCTTTGTGGGTTTGCAGCTGGGACATTTTCAAAGGCTGCATGCCACCCACTTGATGTTGTAAAGAAAAGGTTCCAG ATTGAAGGACTAAAACGCCATCCAAGGTATGGAGCTCGAATTGAGAGCAGCACATACAAGGGCATGTACCATGCCTTAAAGGAGATTGTCGCAAAGGAGGGATTTGGAGGCCTTTATAAGGGCCTTTTCCCCTCTTTGGTGAAATCGGCCCCTGCTGGTGCTGTGACATTTGTGGCATATGAATACATCTCAGACTG
- the LOC136457075 gene encoding mitochondrial thiamine diphosphate carrier 2-like isoform X1 produces the protein MGSGEEPSQMRRALVDSLAGAISGGISRTVTSPLDVIKIRFQVQLEPTTSWGILRRDVYGPSKYTGFLQATKDILREEGLPGFWRGNVPALLMYMPYTAIQFTVLHKLKTFASGSSRTEDHLHLSPYLSYVSGALAGCAATIGSYPFDLLRTILASQGEPKVYPNMRSAFVDIIKTRGVQGLYSGLSPTLVEIIPYAGLQFGSYDTFKRSMMTWNRYKYSHLNLGSEDDSVSSFQLFLCGFAAGTFSKAACHPLDVVKKRFQIEGLKRHPRYGARIESSTYKGMYHALKEIVAKEGFGGLYKGLFPSLVKSAPAGAVTFVAYEYISDWLESILM, from the exons atgGGCTCCGGGGAGGAGCCGTCGCAGATGCGGAGGGCGCTGGTGGACTCGCTCGCGGGCGCCATCTCCGGCGGCATCTCCCGCACCGTCACCTCCCCCCTCGACGTCATCAAAATCCGCTTCCAG GTTCAGTTAGAACCCACAACCTCGTGGGGCATTCTTCGAAGGGATGTATATGGACCTTCCAAATACACTGGGTTTCTGCAAGCAACCAAAGATATTCTCAGAGAGGAAGGTTTACCG GGATTTTGGAGAGGAAATGTACCGGCTCTGTTGATGTATATGCCATATACAGCTATACAATTCACTGTTCTACACAAACTAAAAACATTTGCTTCTGGTTCATCTAGAACAG AGGATCATTTGCATCTGAGCCCTTACTTATCCTATGTAAGTGGAGCTCTAGCAGGATGTGCAGCAACTATAGGGTCATATCCATTTGACCTTCTGAGGACTATTCTTGCATCGCAGGGTGAACCAAAG GTTTACCCCAACATGAGGTCTGCATTTGTTGATATAATTAAAACTCGTGGTGTTCAAGGGCTTTATTCTGGTCTATCTCCAACTCTTGTTGAAATCATACCATATGCCGGTTTGCAGTTCGGTTCATACGACACTTTCAAACGTTCGATGATG ACATGGAACAGATATAAATATTCACATCTTAACTTAGGAAGCGAGGATGATTCAGTATCAAGTTTCCAGCTATTTCTTTGTGGGTTTGCAGCTGGGACATTTTCAAAGGCTGCATGCCACCCACTTGATGTTGTAAAGAAAAGGTTCCAG ATTGAAGGACTAAAACGCCATCCAAGGTATGGAGCTCGAATTGAGAGCAGCACATACAAGGGCATGTACCATGCCTTAAAGGAGATTGTCGCAAAGGAGGGATTTGGAGGCCTTTATAAGGGCCTTTTCCCCTCTTTGGTGAAATCGGCCCCTGCTGGTGCTGTGACATTTGTGGCATATGAATACATCTCAGACTGGTTAGAGTCGATACTGATGTGA